The sequence GTGGCGTTGGCATTTGCTGTAAGGTGTTGCTGAAAATCCTTATCGTGTTTGAAGATGTATTCCAACGCCTCATTCACCACGTCATCAGCCGGTCCCTGATGGAAATGTGCGTAACGATCCAGCATTTTTGCCGTTGACTCTTCAAGCCGGATGTTGGTTTCTACCTTCTTGGAAGTCTTCACTGTGAACAGGGCCATGATGCGTTTCCTCTCCTCTTTCGGTTATGCGAACTGCGCAGTGGGTGTTGCAGCCGATGCGCCGACAAGCATCAGCTCACGGCTCGTCTTCGGCTGGGGTGCTGAGTAAACTTCCTCGACCTGGAACTGTTCCGAGCGATAGTCGTAGCCCTTCACCAACACGACTTCGCGCACCTGACGCCGACCGTTGGCGGCACGCTCGCAATACAGCGTGAAGTCGATGGCTTTCGCGGTTTCGCTCCGCATGAACGCGTGATTGAGGTTCGCTCGGGCACTCAGGGCAAGGTTGGCGAGACGATCCAGCGCTTCGACGGCGCTGCTGGCATGAATCGTAGACATCGTGCCGCCGTGTCCGGTGTTCATCGCTTGAAGCAGGTCGTACCCTGCCTCGTTGCGAATCTCGCCCATGATGATGCGATCAGGACGATGACGAAGCGCAGCGGCCAACAACTCGCTGGGTGTCACTGCAACCTGACCAGGAATCGCATCAACGGCTTCCCAACGAATGGTGTTCGGCTGCAATATCTGCAACTCGGCGGGCTGCTCGATCACACACAGGCGCTCGCACATCGGGACGTGATCGAGCAACGCCTTCATCAGCGTTGTCTTCCCAGAGCCGGTTCCACCGGCGATGATTCCGTTCTTGCGCTGGCCGATGAGAGAAACGATGAGGTCACGCACTTCGACGGTCAGGCTTCCACTCGCCACCAGCTCATCGCTCGTGTACCACTTGTTGAACTTCCGAATCGTTAAAGTGGGGCCAGAGATGGAAGCTGGCGGCCCCACCACAGCGACACGCGAACCATCCGGCAAGCGCGTGTTTAGGATGGGGTTCTGCATCGTGAGGTCTTGCCCCAACACACGCGCGACACGTTCAATCGCTGCGGTCAGACGTTCGTTGGTGTACGCATCGGCGAGCTTCACTCGCTCGACCACACCGGCACGGTCGGCATAGACCCCGCTCGTGCCGTTAATCATAAGGTCGGAGATGGACGGGTCGAGAAGTAGCATCCGAATCTCTTCGGGAAAGAATGGGAGGATGAGGTTGTAGCTCACTGTGCGACCCCAGGCGTTGTCGTTTCCGGCATGAAGGGGCTGCTGGGCGCGAGTGGTGTGGAGGCGGCGTGCTGAGGCTTCGGCAATGTTGCTCCGTCGATGGCGATTGGATCGACACCAAGACGGTTTTCATGGAATTCCGTCACGGTCAGACCTAGCGGATTGATGGTCTCGAACTGCGGAAAGACCTTCGCCTGGTCGGATACCTGCTTGGGGTTCAGGTAGTACGTCACGCTCAACATCCAATGTTCCGTGCGCGGCTGCCGAGAGTTTCGAACAGAGAACAGCTTGTCGAAGTTCACAAGCGCGGTACCCTTTGCCATCACTGCGCCTTGAACCTGCTCCGTGGACATGCTCGTGATGGTGACGTTGCGCACATCCACTTCGCTCTGCTCTGTTTGACCTGCCGTGACCTGCGAGATGGTGTGGTTGGCGTTGTCCTCGCCCATGAGCTGCAACGCTAGCTGCTGCGAGAGGAAGTAGTAGTTCAGCGGATACTTCTTCGCCACCGTCTCCCGGTTCAGCGTGTAGCGGTAGTTGGTCCAATCGGTGAGGTAGGTTCGCACCTCGCCCTCGCGGGGTGAGTAGTTGAGGTCGCTGTACACAATGGCCTGCGCTTTGCCCATCTCGTCGATGCGGATGTACCGGTTGATGACAGGTTTATGAGCAAGGGCAACGATGCTTGCGAACGATCCGAGTAGCAGAACAGACAGGCCACCGATGATGATTCGGCTCGTCTTGCGCTCGTTATAGTGCGCGGCATAGACCTCGTTCGCAATGGTGTCGGTAAGCACAGCGTGGTCTGAGGTGTAGGCGGCGTCGGTAAGCGGTGCGATCTGAGTAGCCATTATGTACGCGGTCCTTTCGGGGTAAAGGGTGTATGCCGCCGATGCTGTGCTGCGTTGTGTACCGGCTTAGGGTTGTGCGCGACCTGAGAGATAACGCTGGAGCAGCGGTACAGCGAATAAGGGACTGAAGCTACACAGGTGAGGATGATGAACCACTTGAAAGCACCTCCGATGAAGTGGATCAAGGGAAACGGAATGATTGCGGGATAAGCGATGTAACTTTCAACCGTCTGTCTGCGCATGGTCTAACGTCCTTTGATAAACGGGATTAGCCGCATGACTGTTTGCTGTGCAGAGGCGGTGGTGCCTGCAGCGCCGCCGAATACTGCCTGAGTGATCGTCGGGATGAAAAGCATGTTGATGATGAAAGCGACGAACACCATGGTGACCGGGAGGATATTTGCTATCCACATCCCAATCGAATAGTCGCCATTGAAGGTTTGTTGTAGGAATGTCGTGTAGAAACCTGACCATACGAAGATGAAGGCGGCGGCAACAGCCCGAATCATGGCGAAGCTCACAAGTACGTCAATGAAGTGAAGGAACTTCCCGCGAAAGGTATCGGTCATGTACAACGGGATGAAGAGCGGCCCGAACAGCGCCGTTACGGCGTAGAAGATGAAGCTGCTCACGTTGATAACGAAAATAATTGCAGCCGCAACCCCCATCAGGACCTGAACGTAGACGTACTCGAAGATCTCAAGTGGAGAGATGAGCGACGGCGGACCGGTCTTTTGCCACGCTTCCTGAATGACACATGTTAGTTGAGCCTGAGTGTTCTGATCGAGCACTTTGACAATTTCCTGCGCGATGGCAGAGAACAGTTTGTTGAAGCCCCAGCTCGCACCCGGCAAAGGATTGATCCAGTAGGTTTCAAGGATGCAGCAGAATCCTAGCCTCAACATGAACTTGACGATCTCGCCACCTTCTAACGGGGCAGGATTGAAGCTGAAGCTCATGTTGGCTGTGCTGAAGTTGATGACCATCTTGGCAAGCTGCATGAACGCGATGAAGCTGAGTAGCGTCAGGCCGAAGCTGGTCAGCGCCCCACCGTTGGCGGTTGTGAGCGCTGTCAGATTATTGGTGAACTGGTAAAGCCAATCGGTGCCTGGCATTTCACGCCTCTGGAATCTGCTTAGGGTTGTTGGATCGAACCCGGGCTATGTTTCACAACGTTGTTGGAGTTGTGCTTCTTCTTTGCAGCCTCCACGCTCTTCCAGAGGCGGCAATCTTCCGCTTTCGCGGGGTCGGCAATGGCAGCACAATCCTTATTCGTCGGATCGGGGTGTTCGTTTGTTGCAGGTTGAGAAACTGTGGCCTTTGGCTCCGGGGACGAAACCGCAGGCGTTTTTGCTTCGCAACCAGCAAGAACGGTCATAGAGAACGAAAGAACAAGTAGAACGGTGGTGTTTTTCATTGGAGGCTCCTGTTTTAAGGAGAGTACAGCGCTATCCGGGGACGGCGCTGCACCCCGACGCTATGGCAGGTAGTCCGTATACGTGCCCGTTGAGTTCACGTATCCGGTTGGGTTGGCGTTCCGTTGGGCTTGTACGTTGGCAGCGAGATTGAGGTCGTGGACCATGGCCTCTCTCTCCTGCATGTTCTGAATGGTCATCTGTTGCGCGATGCAAGCGTGGAGCGCACCCTGGGCCTGCTGCTCGTTGAGCTGCTGGGCTTGCGATGCGTTCACGAGGTTGAGCTGCTGCACTTCGCTGTTCGTGGTGCTGGTGCCGTCAAGCTGGTTGGCCTGAAGGCTTGTATTCGCCGTTACGGAAGCGGATCGTGCGGCGCGGTAGGAGCCGACTGCGTTCAGGCAATCGGGTGAAACCGTGTCGGACGTTTCTACGATGGCGAGCTGGGTGAGCTTGTCGCTGTTCCCAGCCGCCTCACTCGCAAGGTAGGAGTTGGTGTTGGAAGATATAGCTACGCTCGAATTTGTCCATGCCGTGGTTGCGGCTGTGGTGGAGTTCTGATTGAGCGCGGTGGTCATGCCGTTCGTCTCGCCGTGGCGATTGACGACCTGAACCTGCTTCATCTTGTTCAATGCTGTCTGCCACTGCGTCTTCACGCTGAAGTTGACGACATTGCTTTTAAAGCTCTTGTACTGGCTCTCCAACGTGGTCAGTTGGGACACGAGAGAGGCATAGCTGGTTGGATCGAAAACGATGTCTCCGATGCCGAAGAGAGCGAAGCTGGGTGTAGCCGTGCAGAGCACCAAGGCTCCTACGGCGATCCATTTCCGCTTGCGGGATAGTTTGAACTGCATGCGTCCTCCGTATGCGAGTTGCGTTAGAGGGATGGGTCTACGCGATGCTCTGCGTAGCTGGGGATGAGAATGTCCTGGTTGATATAAACGCGCGCTCTGGAACCCTCCTTTACCGTGATGACGGGCAGACGATTGAGGAATTTGTTCAATATCTGCTCCGACTCCTGCGCGGTCTGCGAGGAGATCCCGTTGCGGATTTGCGTATTCGCATCCAGCACGCTTCCGTTGTTGCCGACCTGGGCCAGTCCACCGATCCCACCGACTGCGGCAGCGGCGGCGAAGGAACTGAGGTAGTGGTTGTTCACGTTCGTTGCAAGCCCGGTCGTACCCAGCGGATCGAGACCGGTGTACTTGTTGAGGTCGAGTGAGAACCCATCGGGGCAGATCGCGCGATTGAAGGTAACGAAAAGCTTCCGCTGCCCTGCACCCGACACACTCTGCACTTGACCGATGAGCCGCGTGCCCTGCGGAAGAAGAAGCTGCTGGTGATCGTGGGAGTAATAGTCCGTCGTAAGCATCACGATCATGGGGCCGCTGAAACCGCCGTCGATGTGGTTCGTCAG comes from Terriglobus roseus and encodes:
- a CDS encoding CpaF family protein, whose amino-acid sequence is MSYNLILPFFPEEIRMLLLDPSISDLMINGTSGVYADRAGVVERVKLADAYTNERLTAAIERVARVLGQDLTMQNPILNTRLPDGSRVAVVGPPASISGPTLTIRKFNKWYTSDELVASGSLTVEVRDLIVSLIGQRKNGIIAGGTGSGKTTLMKALLDHVPMCERLCVIEQPAELQILQPNTIRWEAVDAIPGQVAVTPSELLAAALRHRPDRIIMGEIRNEAGYDLLQAMNTGHGGTMSTIHASSAVEALDRLANLALSARANLNHAFMRSETAKAIDFTLYCERAANGRRQVREVVLVKGYDYRSEQFQVEEVYSAPQPKTSRELMLVGASAATPTAQFA
- a CDS encoding VirB8/TrbF family protein translates to MATQIAPLTDAAYTSDHAVLTDTIANEVYAAHYNERKTSRIIIGGLSVLLLGSFASIVALAHKPVINRYIRIDEMGKAQAIVYSDLNYSPREGEVRTYLTDWTNYRYTLNRETVAKKYPLNYYFLSQQLALQLMGEDNANHTISQVTAGQTEQSEVDVRNVTITSMSTEQVQGAVMAKGTALVNFDKLFSVRNSRQPRTEHWMLSVTYYLNPKQVSDQAKVFPQFETINPLGLTVTEFHENRLGVDPIAIDGATLPKPQHAASTPLAPSSPFMPETTTPGVAQ
- a CDS encoding type IV secretion system protein produces the protein MPGTDWLYQFTNNLTALTTANGGALTSFGLTLLSFIAFMQLAKMVINFSTANMSFSFNPAPLEGGEIVKFMLRLGFCCILETYWINPLPGASWGFNKLFSAIAQEIVKVLDQNTQAQLTCVIQEAWQKTGPPSLISPLEIFEYVYVQVLMGVAAAIIFVINVSSFIFYAVTALFGPLFIPLYMTDTFRGKFLHFIDVLVSFAMIRAVAAAFIFVWSGFYTTFLQQTFNGDYSIGMWIANILPVTMVFVAFIINMLFIPTITQAVFGGAAGTTASAQQTVMRLIPFIKGR